One window of the Etheostoma spectabile isolate EspeVRDwgs_2016 chromosome 16, UIUC_Espe_1.0, whole genome shotgun sequence genome contains the following:
- the si:ch73-234b20.5 gene encoding vesicle-associated membrane protein 8 isoform X2, whose amino-acid sequence MADTRSQSPAAGSTAKLDQVQGQVNEVKVILKDNISKVLERGDRLDDLIGKTDDLQASADSFQRTSTRVARKYWWKNIKMMIIIGVIVLIIVILIILFATKVI is encoded by the exons ATG GCTGACACAAGGTCTCAGTCCCCGGCCGCTGGCTCGACGGCTAAACTGGACCAGGTGCAAGGCCAGGTCAACGAGGTCAAAGTCATTCTGAAAGACAACATCAGCAAAGTGCTGGAGAGAGGGGACCGATTAGATGATCTGATCGGCAAGACGGACGACCTGCAGGCGTCG gCTGACTCTTTCCAGAGAACATCCACACGGGTTGCCAGGAAATACTGgtggaaaaacattaaaatgatgaTCATAATTGGCGTGATCGTGCTAATCATCGTTATCCTCATCATCCTCTTTGCCACAAAAGTTATCTAA
- the enoph1 gene encoding enolase-phosphatase E1, which yields MATVSIPACTSALLLDIEGTTTPITFVKDILFPYIREHLEEYLSTHWEEDECKQDVHLLKKQIEEDMRQHRSCPVHTVDQTVHTDEEKAIREVMDNVLWQMAADRKSTALKQLQGHMWRAAYSSGRIKGEVYQDVIPSIKRWREQGLKVYIYSSGSVEAQKLLFGYSVEGDVLDLFDGHFDTSIGAKAECKSYERIAERIGCPPEEITFLTDVTREAKAAEEAGVNVVVVVRPGNLELTDDERAHYGLVTSFSQLELTGRA from the exons ATGGCCACTGTTTCAATTCCTGCTTGTACCAGTGCACTCTTGCTGGATATCGAAGGAACAACAACACCAATTACATTTGTGAAG GATATCTTATTTCCATACATCAGGGAGCATCTTGAGGAGTATTTGTCTACTCACTGGGAGGAGGACGAGTGCAAACAAGATGTTCATCTCCTAAAGAAACAG ATTGAAGAGGACATGAGACAGCATCGGTCTTGCCCTGTCCACACCGTGGACCAGACGGTTCACACAGACGAGGAGAAGGCCATTAGGGAAGTGATGGATAATGTGCTGTGGCAAATGGCAGCAGACAGGAAGTCAACAGCACTCAAACAGCTCCAGGGGCACATGTGGAGGGCAGCTTATTCATCCGGGAGAATCAAAGGCGA GGTGTACCAGGATGTTATTCCATCCATCAAAAGATGGAGAGAACAGGGACTAAAAGTGTACATTTACTCGTCTGGAAGCGTGGAGGCACAGAAACTTCTGTTTGGATACTCTGTGGAAGGAGATGTTTTAGAC TTATTCGATGGTCACTTTGATACCAGTATAGGAGCTAAAGCGGAATGCAAAAGCTACGAGAGAATCGCCGAGCGGATCGGCTGTCCCCCCGAGGAAATCACATTCTTGACCGACGTCACTCGTG AGGCTAAAGCAGCTGAAGAAGCCGGGGTgaacgtggtggtggtggtccGGCCTGGAAACCTGGAGCTGACGGACGACGAGAGGGCCCACTATGGCCTCGTTACGTCCTTTAGCCAACTCGAACTGACGGGACGCGCTTAA
- the hnrnpd gene encoding heterogeneous nuclear ribonucleoprotein D0: MSDDYEFSDDTTMMRMEEDGEATSDDPMSAAGDCGLVGGEAEGSRIDASKNEEDEGKMFVGGLSWDTTKKDLKDYFSKYGEVVDCTLKLDPMTGRSRGFGFVLFKEPDSVDKVATQKEHKLNGKVIDPKKAKAMKSKEPVKKIFVGGLSPDTPEDKVREYFSAFGELESIELPMENKTNKRRGFCFITFKEEDPVKGIMEKKYHNIGLSKCEIKVAMSKEQYQQQQYWGGRGGYPSRSRGRGGGPNQNWNQGYGNYWNQGYGNYGNYGYNNQGYGGYGGYDYPGYNNYYGYGDYDESGGYGKSPRRGGHTNSYKPY, from the exons ATGTCGGACGATTATGAATTCAGCGATGACACGACCATGATGAGAATGGAGGAGGATGGGGAGGCGACCAGCGATGACCCGATGTCCGCGGCCGGGGACTGCGGCCTGGTGGGGGGCGAGGCCGAGGGCTCAAGAATCGACGCCAGTAAAAACGAGGAGGATGAGGG TAAGATGTTTGTAGGAGGGCTCAGCTGGGACACGACTAAGAAGGACCTGAAAGATTATTTTTCCAAGTACGGGGAGGTTGTAGACTGCACTTTAAAACTGGACCCCATGACTGGCCGTTCACGGGGTTTTGGCTTTGTGCTCTTCAAAGAACCAGACAGTGTTGACAAG gTTGCCACACAGAAGGAACATAAACTCAATGGAAAGGTCATTGACCCCAAAAAAGCCAAAGCCATGAAGAGCAAGGAGCCGGTGAAGAAGATCTTTGTTGGTGGTCTCTCTCCAGACACCCCTGAAGACAAAGTCAGAGAGTACTTCAGTGCCTTCGGAGAG CTGGAGTCAATTGAACTTCCCAtggaaaacaaaaccaacaaaaggAGGGGCTTCTGCTTCATCACATTCAAAGAGGAGGATCCAGTTAAGGGCATCATGGAGAAAAAGTACCACAATATTGGACTAAGCAAG TGTGAAATAAAAGTGGCAATGTCCAAGGAACAgtatcagcagcagcagtactGGGGAGGCAGAGGTGGATACCCGTCCAGGTCTCGGGGAAGAGGCGGTG GTCCCAATCAAAATTGGAACCAGGGTTACGGCAACTACTGGAATCAAGGCTATGGGAATTATGGTAATTATGGTTACAATAATCAAGGCTATGGAGGATACGGTGGCTATGATTACCCTGGTTACAACAACTATTATGGATACGGTGACTACG ATGAATCTGGTGGATATGGCAAGTCGCCACGGCGTGGTGGCCACACCAACAGTTACAAGCCGTATTAA